A region of Paractinoplanes abujensis DNA encodes the following proteins:
- a CDS encoding LacI family DNA-binding transcriptional regulator, with protein sequence MVDHRPTMNDVARTAGVSLKTVSRVVNGETTVAPDLAARVHAAVESLDYRPHLGASMLRRNDRRTRTIGVLLDDVSHPFSAAVHRAVEDQARARGIHVLTGSLDHDPVRERALAAAFAERQTDGLILAPSGADLDPHTMPVVYVDRVPTGAPGDTVISTNISGAAGAVRHLIAHGHHRIGFLGGDRRLSTARERYTGYQRALGRRAGPAVHDLHDPTAACAAAVAMLRGPDAPTALFTTQSTVTIGAVRALRRLDRQHAVALAGFDDFPLADLLDPPVTVVAQDPSRIGETAALALFERIDGYAGEPREIRIPTTLIPRGSGEL encoded by the coding sequence ATGGTGGACCATCGGCCGACCATGAACGACGTGGCTCGCACCGCCGGGGTGAGCCTCAAGACGGTGTCCCGGGTGGTCAACGGCGAGACGACGGTCGCTCCCGACCTGGCCGCACGCGTCCACGCGGCCGTCGAGTCGCTCGACTACCGCCCCCATCTGGGCGCGAGCATGCTACGCAGAAACGACAGACGCACCCGTACGATCGGCGTCCTGCTCGACGACGTCTCGCACCCGTTCTCGGCGGCCGTGCACCGGGCCGTGGAGGACCAGGCCCGCGCCCGCGGCATCCACGTGCTCACCGGCAGCCTCGACCATGATCCCGTACGGGAGAGGGCGCTGGCCGCGGCGTTCGCGGAGCGCCAGACGGACGGTCTCATCCTGGCCCCCAGCGGCGCCGACCTGGACCCGCACACCATGCCGGTCGTCTACGTCGACCGCGTCCCCACCGGCGCCCCCGGCGACACGGTGATCTCGACGAACATCTCCGGGGCGGCCGGCGCCGTACGCCACCTGATCGCCCACGGCCACCACCGGATCGGCTTCCTCGGCGGCGACCGGCGGCTGTCCACGGCCCGCGAACGCTACACTGGCTACCAGCGGGCCCTGGGCCGTCGCGCCGGCCCGGCAGTGCACGATCTGCACGATCCGACCGCCGCCTGCGCCGCCGCCGTAGCCATGCTGCGCGGCCCCGACGCGCCCACGGCCCTCTTCACCACACAGAGCACGGTCACGATCGGAGCCGTACGGGCTCTGCGCCGCCTCGACCGCCAGCATGCGGTGGCCCTGGCCGGCTTCGACGACTTCCCCCTGGCCGACCTGCTCGACCCACCCGTCACGGTGGTCGCCCAGGACCCGTCCCGCATCGGCGAGACAGCCGCACTGGCCCTGTTCGAGCGCATCGACGGCTACGCCGGCGAACCCCGCGAGATCCGCATCCCCACCACCCTGATCCCCCGCGGCTCGGGCGAACTCTAG